The region cggatttgacctaCTAAATATATaccttatatttatttgtatggaACATGTGGCAAAAAGGCAACCTTTAATTAAGTGATTGCCGGAACAAACGTTACACATCAATCACAGGTCACAGACGTCAATTGATCATGTTCAAGTTTCGAATTTCTTTAATAACTATCTAACtggataaatgaaatgaataaataaaggCAAAAAATAAGTTACTAATGAAtgatgaaaaaaggaaaacactttATAGGAATGCTATGGATGAAATCAAAATAAGCTGTAAAGTTTCCTCTGAGGTTTTCAGTGAAAGAATGAGGCGGTTTTTATGTTTAGAGTTGTCACTCTGGATTTGCGATGATTGATCCTTAGTCTAGATATAAACAAAGGCCTCTATAAACTCCTAAGCTAGCATGCGCAAAATCCAAAAGCACTTGATATTTGAACCAAAATGAAGACACTATGTTTAATTAACAATAGATTTACATCGATGCAAAAGAATGATAAATCTGTACCGTTTTGTGAAAGTTGGTTTGTTGAATTTTTCTCCATGCAGTAGTAATTTTTGGGACTAAAGAGAGATTTGTTTTTTAGTCCATTCAAGATAATTAGCCAATGTTGCTCTGTTTTCTTATCTGCTTTTTATCAGTCGTTTGTGTCAAAGAATTAGACGTAAACGTAAACGCTGAGTTTAAACTTGATGTCCATCCCGGAGCCGTTGCTGCGGTAGGAACAGGTAGTCAAGTCAACCTTGGAAATCTCCCTGATGCCACGTAAGTTCTACCAGTTCTGTAGTGGACACATTGCACATAGTCCTTGAGGCCTTAATTTAAtcgtagagcggttttcaaacgagtgtcgtaaaaccaaaaccaaagtaattactttggccaatcaaaagggatGGAGaccatccagtaaaccaatcaaaactcgaagtaattacacgtagccgtcagaaagcgcgggaaaatgtgcacgcgcgagccacaattggttttgctaacACTTAtgattgtttgaaaaagtggcgcgagaactatgaaccaatcaatgagtgaagtaatcataaaccaaagtaattaactaattactttcgacactcaattgaaaaccgctctaatcgtAATCGTAATTTAATTTCCatcaatgtggcctgggttcgattcccagactcggcgtcatatgtgggttgattgtgttggttctgtactctgcaccgagaggtttttctccgggtactccggtttcccctatcctcagaaaccaacatttgatatgatttgcgttaatttgttgatttaagtttacagtgtcctcaattagtagtccagcgctagaacgactagacactatTTCTGCTCCACAACAAAGTACACATCATGGCCAAAACCCATTAGCTTTATATTAGCGCTTTCGGCCGAGCAGCGGGAAATGTAACGATATGCTACTAGTTAGAACAATAAATTGCTCTACAAGACCTAAATATGCTGCTTCAAACAACTTTACAGTCAGACGGAGGCCAGAAGTAACCTgcccctggaaaaaaaaaaattcgccgGTAAACTTTAAGAACAAAGTTGATTGTTTACCTCCTTTCCTGTGATTTAGACTAGCCATAGACTAGCCAGGCATACCATACAGAAATGTTGAAATTTTTCTTCGTGGTGGGAAAGCAGAAAGTAGGAAAACAATAATCTCCCTGGCATCGCATCAAATTCGCTCAAGAGACGGGTTGAGTAGAAAGATTACTGAACAACAATCTTGCTTTTAAAGCACATCTTTACCTTCGTACAAACCGTTAAAGAACACACCCAGCGCACGTTATATCTAATTCCACGCTTGGTTGGCCTGTGTAATGAAGCAAAACGAAAACCAATACTAGCACACGTTCATATTCCCGCGCTTCAAGGAAGtcacatttatttaattttaactctgattggttcaacgCTCCTTTTGCACGTGTGGCAATCAGTCTGAAATATTAAAGTCAACAGAATCAACAATTGATTTCTTTCAGTGTCCGTCCACAACTCACCGCTGGCCAGAGCAGTTATGATATCAGTGTCTCAGGTGGTAATGCCGTCATTGGTGATAACAGCGAGCTAAATGTTGGCACTGGAGGCCCAAGGTGAGCGAAGGGTCTTTTTGTAGTTGTACTAAACTTTTTCAACATTGCGCCAGCTTCAACCATGCATGCGCCAACCATGTAtgtgttgccggtaaaatccgttctcagctagaatctgtttttacctaggttgaatacgcactcagatgaattaaaAAACTTTTTGAGAGCGTAAATTAAGCGTAGAGAATaaatagggtcaggttaggattaatTTTGGTTATTAGACATGGGCATCAACTGACTTATTATACTAAAGCAAATAAtcaaaagaactgtgttgggttgagcatgttcgtcatTGTAgcgtagtggtgaagacactgGACTATAGGTCTAGAAGGTCCGAgtcgagtaccggtaagtgcatagtacagttctttgccTCCTTATTAATGCTGTAATGTTGAGAatgaatggataagtgtatgaatacaagAATACATACATAAAACAATTAGATGATAGGAAACGTTAAGAAGCTATGGTGAGACGCGTGAGACAGATGGAAGGGataggtgttttcagtcctttttgggaggaaggagggggggggcgggggggctGAGACCTGcttaaactaggtagagtgcatattcaatcTAGGTagaatgaggatcaccaatttaacttaggtaaaaacggattcaacttgagaccggatttgaccgacaacatatatACGATCAAGTGAAGGACTGGTaggatcctcgcagttatgaacgcaaattTTGGCGATTGCGTAGAGAAGAAGCCTAAAGAATTCAGCACTTCAGCAGgctttgaacccatgacctcgtgataccggtgcaacgctctaaccaactgagctatgaattgGCGTTGggggctggtcatttgtgggttgtaatgttcccgtgatgaacgaatcaacgaatgaaatgatatatgaaaggaatcatatattgaactgcggatatgaaatcaagtgaagctatgatattcgcagttatgaacgcaatgtaTGATTTCATTCGTgtattcattcatcacgggaacataacaacccacaaatgaccagctcccaacgtcagtggcttcatagctcagttggttagagcgtcgcaccggtatcgcgaggtcaagggttcaaactccgttgaagtccagGCTTGTTCTCTACGCAatcgctaaaattgcgtccagaactgcgagggtcatagcttcacttgatttcacatccgcagttcaatatatgattcctttcatatatcatttcattccttGAAACATATGTACAAGTATAGTCCAATCACCAAACAAGAATTAGTGTTTGCGTCTGTTGTGCCTATTTAACTTCACCCAGAATAATATACATATATAGAAGCCTCAGAATGATTACAGATAGGACGGTCATTATCAAACCGAACGTTTTCAACTTATTGTCATCATCGGTTTTGAAATTACCATAACCACTTTTTACTATGATTTAtaatttttagccttgtatatattttattttgtctttctaGTGAATTTTATGCCAGTTAGGACTGTTCTAACCTAAATTGTACGATCTCATATATACAGTGGATTTCCAAGTGAAAGCAGGGAACGGCAAGAACACAAGGACAATA is a window of Montipora capricornis isolate CH-2021 chromosome 13, ASM3666992v2, whole genome shotgun sequence DNA encoding:
- the LOC138029059 gene encoding uncharacterized protein isoform X2, which gives rise to MLLCFLICFLSVVCVKELDVNVNAEFKLDVHPGAVAAVGTGSQVNLGNLPDATVRPQLTAGQSSYDISVSGGNAVIGDNSELNVGTGGPSEFYAS
- the LOC138029059 gene encoding uncharacterized protein isoform X1 produces the protein MLLCFLICFLSVVCVKELDVNVNAEFKLDVHPGAVAAVGTGSQVNLGNLPDATVRPQLTAGQSSYDISVSGGNAVIGDNSELNVGTGGPSGFPSESRERQEHKDNRDNRVEDVD